From Aliarcobacter butzleri, the proteins below share one genomic window:
- a CDS encoding DEAD/DEAH box helicase gives MTFNDFNFKELLQKAIDEAGFKEPSPIQEQAIPYILDGRDIVGQAHTGTGKTAAFGLPILNKIKAKSGVEAVVIVPTRELAMQVSDELYRFGKFLGINTATVYGGQAYARQIKLIENSSVIVATPGRFLDLLRGDKISIKPKFVILDEADEMLDMGFLDDIKEIFTFLPENRQTLLFSATMPTAIKNLAKTILKEPEFVTLTKSDVTNSKITQTFYVVDEKERDDALIRLFDFKNPKKSIIFCRTKKDVDRLSTFLVSQGFMAKALHGDMEQKQREEAIRAFKSSKLEILIATDVAARGLDVNDVTHVFNYHLPFDSESYVHRIGRTGRAGKEGMAISIVTPHEFRMLQKIEKSIGTKLESKVVPNIGLVKKKKFAELKQQVLEQEIKDYALELVEELKEEFDVSTIAFKLASILSSSTYVQGNNHIGKSESDIEKLIEYASKGSDRDGGDRRRNNSRGRSRNGGGNSRFRDGDRNRENRDRNRSDRGDRSGDRRRTSSSSKPRSENSSNRARKKD, from the coding sequence ATGACTTTTAACGATTTTAATTTTAAAGAATTATTGCAAAAAGCAATAGATGAAGCGGGATTTAAAGAACCAAGTCCTATTCAAGAACAAGCTATTCCATATATTTTAGATGGAAGAGATATTGTTGGACAAGCGCATACAGGTACAGGAAAAACAGCAGCTTTTGGACTTCCGATTTTAAATAAAATAAAAGCAAAAAGTGGTGTAGAAGCAGTTGTTATTGTTCCTACAAGAGAATTAGCTATGCAAGTTTCAGATGAACTTTATAGATTTGGTAAGTTTCTAGGTATAAACACAGCTACTGTTTACGGTGGACAAGCTTATGCTAGACAAATAAAACTAATTGAAAATTCAAGTGTTATTGTGGCAACTCCAGGAAGATTTCTTGATTTATTAAGAGGTGACAAAATCTCTATAAAACCAAAATTTGTTATTCTTGATGAAGCAGATGAAATGCTTGATATGGGATTTTTAGATGATATAAAAGAGATTTTTACTTTCTTACCAGAAAATAGACAAACTTTATTATTCTCTGCAACAATGCCAACTGCTATTAAAAACTTAGCAAAAACAATTCTAAAAGAGCCAGAATTTGTTACTTTAACAAAATCTGATGTAACTAACTCAAAAATCACTCAAACTTTTTATGTTGTTGATGAAAAAGAGAGAGATGATGCTTTAATTAGATTATTTGATTTTAAAAACCCAAAAAAATCAATAATCTTTTGTAGAACAAAAAAAGATGTTGATAGATTATCAACTTTTTTAGTTTCTCAAGGTTTTATGGCAAAAGCACTTCATGGTGATATGGAACAAAAACAAAGAGAAGAAGCAATAAGAGCTTTTAAATCTTCAAAATTAGAGATTTTAATAGCAACAGATGTTGCTGCTCGTGGTCTTGATGTAAATGATGTAACGCATGTATTTAACTACCATTTACCATTTGATTCTGAGTCATATGTTCATAGAATTGGAAGAACTGGAAGAGCAGGAAAAGAAGGTATGGCAATTTCTATTGTAACACCTCATGAATTTAGAATGTTACAAAAAATAGAAAAATCAATAGGAACAAAACTAGAATCTAAAGTTGTACCAAATATTGGTTTAGTTAAAAAGAAAAAGTTTGCAGAGTTAAAACAACAGGTTTTAGAGCAAGAAATAAAAGATTATGCACTAGAATTAGTTGAAGAGTTAAAAGAAGAGTTTGATGTTTCAACTATTGCATTTAAACTTGCTTCTATTCTTTCTTCAAGCACTTATGTTCAGGGAAATAACCACATTGGTAAATCTGAATCTGATATAGAAAAACTTATTGAATATGCTTCTAAAGGAAGTGATAGAGATGGTGGAGATAGAAGAAGAAATAATTCTAGAGGAAGAAGCCGAAATGGTGGTGGTAATTCTAGATTTAGAGATGGTGATAGAAATAGAGAAAATAGAGATAGAAATAGAAGTGATAGAGGAGATAGAAGTGGCGATAGAAGAAGAACTTCTTCTTCATCTAAACCAAGAAGTGAAAATTCAAGCAATAGAGCAAGAAAAAAAGATTAA